From Saccopteryx leptura isolate mSacLep1 chromosome 3, mSacLep1_pri_phased_curated, whole genome shotgun sequence, one genomic window encodes:
- the LOC136397407 gene encoding putative CENPB DNA-binding domain-containing protein 1 yields the protein MSTKRKLSLSTPPPAKKKRKAIDLDMKMKVIKQYEGGKKVNVIARDTKLSHSTVSTILKDKERIREAVKGSAPMRSTVITKQRSGPIHEMEKLLYIWMEDQIQKQTRLSLFNVQMKAQSLFQTLKERAGEDYSQEFVASTGWFQRFKKRFQMHSVRVTGEAASADEEGALFNRCRGHCIERQNYIEDLRNGPFRKDRDSRASRSSGFENNVFDGTSPHC from the exons atgtctaccaaaaggaaattgtctttgtctacgcctccgcctgccaagaagaaaagaaaggccatcgatctcgacatgaaaatgaaggtaattaagcagtacgaaggaggaaagaaagtgaatgtgatcgcacggGATACGAAGTTATCACACTCGACTGTGTCGacgattttgaaagataaagaaagaattcgtGAAGCTGTGAAAGGTTCTGCACCCATGCGATCAACAGTTATAACAAAGCAACGAAGTGGGCCCATCCACGAAATGGAGAAATTGCTGTATATTTGGATGGAAGATCAGATTCAAAAACAGACACGATTAAGTCTTTTTAATGTGCAGATGAAGGCGCAAAGTCTATTTCAGACTCTGAAGGAGCGTGCTGGAGAAGATTACAGTCAAGAATTTGTAGCAAGCACTGGCTGGTTCCAGAGATTCAAGAAAAGATTCCAAATGCATAGTGTTCGAGTGACTGGAGAAGCAGCGAGTGCGGATGAGGAAGGAGCAC TATTCAATAGATGCCGGGGTCATTGCATAGAAAGACAGAACTACATTGAAGATCTTCGAAATGGTCCCTTCAGAAA GGATCGAGATTCCAGGGCCTCTAGATCAAGTGGTTTTGAAAACAACGTATTTGATGGAACCAGTCCACACTGCTAA